TTTTTATGGAGAGCTACAGCCAGAGGCTGTTTGCTGATCAGGGAATTGAGACTGCTTTTGTGCAGGACAATCATGCTCGTTCTGTTCAGAAAGGTGTTTTGCGAGGCGTGCACTTTCAGGCTCCACCTCATGCGCAGGCCAAACTCGTCAGAGTCTCAAAGGGGGCAGCTTGGGACGTTGTTGTCGACCTTCGCAAAGGCTCGCCAACCTATGGTGAGTGGTATGCTGAAACGCTCAGCGATGAAAATTTTCATCAGCTTTTTATTCCTCAGGGCTTTGCGCATGCATACATGACCCTCACAGATGTGGTAGAGTTTCAGTATAAAACAGATAATTTTTACGCCCCGGAATCAGAAGGTGGTCTGATCTGGAATGATCCAGACATCGGCATTGAATGGCCGGACTGCACACCTGTTCTTTCTGACAAAGATCTCGTGCTTCCGCGGCTGAGAGACTTTGTGTCACCTTTTGTTTTTGATGGCTAAGAACATCAAACTCTGGAGTAAATCTATGAGTACAGAGAAGCACCCGGAAACCCTGTTGCAGGGCTGCAAGGCCTTGATTCTTGCAGGCGGCTCAGGAACTCGTTTGTGGCCATATTCTCGAAGCTTGTATCCCAAACAGCTTTTGGCTCTGACAGGTGAACGGACGCTTTTGCAGGAGACAGTTCATCGTGCCATGCGGGGCTTCGCTCCAGAGGATATTTGGGTCATTACGAACGAGGAACAGGTTTTTGAAGTCAGAAGTCAGCTTCGCGAGCTGGACGAGACACTTGATACCCAGGTGCTGACAGAACCAATGAGGCGCAATACTTTGCCAGCAATTATGCTGGGCATGGAGAAAGCCTCACAGGATAATCCTGATGCACTGGTTGCTGTTTTCCCCTCTGATCATATGATCCACAAGCCAGAGTTGTGGCTTGATGCTCTTAAGCGAGGGACCGAGTTGGCCCGTGATGGCTGGTTCGTGACCTTTGGTCTGGTTCCAGATAAGCCTGAAACTGGCTACGGCTATATTCGCGAAGGTGAGAGCCTTGGGCAGGACTGCTACAAGGTTGGCGCTTTTGTTGAAAAGCCGGATTATGAGACAGCGCTCAAGTATCTTGAAAGCGGCGAATACCTGTGGAACAGCGGCATGTTTATTTTCTCTGTGCCAGCCTTTATTCAGGCTGTGGAGAAGTATCAGCCCGAGCTGTACGCGTGGTGGAAGCGCAGAAGGACTGTCCCGCTGGCCGAAGGATATACGGCAATTCCTGACATCTCTGTGGACTATGGCATTATGGAAAATGTCAAAAGTCAGGCAACTGTTCGTGCAGACTTTGGCTGGGATGACCTTGGGAGCTGGGAAGCTTTGCACCGTATGGGCGTCAAGGATGAGTCTGGCAACGTGATTCAGGGAGATGTCCTGAATCTGGACTGCGAAGACAGTCTGCTTTTGTCTCGCGGCGGCAAGCTTGCGGCTGTGGAAGTCAACGGGCTTGTTGTTGTGCAGACCAGAGATGCAACGCTTGTGTGCCCCGCGAATAAAGTGCAGCGGGTGAAGGATGTTGTCGAGAAACTCAAGGAAGAGGGGAGTAGCCTTGCTGAGGCGCATGTCACTGTGCATCGTCCCTGGGGCAGCTACACCGTCCTTGAGGAAAAAGAATTCTACAAGCTGAAGCGCATTACGGTGAAGCCTGGAGCCAAGCTTTCGCTCCAGCGCCATCATCACCGGAGTGAGCACTGGGTTGTCATTCGTGGCACCGCTGAGGTGACGGTTAATGATGACGTTCGGCTTTTGTATGAAGACCAGTCAGTAGATATACCAAAGACGGCAACACATCGCCTTGCCAACCCCGGAAAGGTCCCGGTTGAAATCATTGAAATTCAGAGTGGGCCGTATCTGGAAGAGGATGATATTGTCCGCTTTGACGATGTTTATGGGCGAATAAAAGGGGATTGAGTTCCCGATTTTATGTGATTTTGCATATAGTGAAATTTTTCATTATGCCTTGACACACAAGGCTTCTCATGCCTAGAAATGCACCGGTCATAATGGGAAATATTCATGATTTTCGCCCTTATGCAGATAGAGTCCTCCCTGAATGGCCGATTTAGGGAGGATTTTTCCTGTTTACAAGGGCTTGGCGAGGGCCTTAGGGCAGTTTTTCCCGCTCGGGGAAAACCGGGATTAACCCGGTAACCGTAACTTTCTACCTAAGGATGAGGCGAGAGCATATGGTGAAGAAATCTTCAAGCAGTGGAGGAGCCTTACCGTTTTTCGTAGGCTTTGTGGCAATGCTCTTCATTGGCTGGTGGGCATTCCCACGGTTGCTGTTCAGCGAGATGCAGCAGCCTATCCGCTTTAGCCACGTGGTGCACGTGGAAGAGCAGGAAATGGCCTGTGATGACTGTCATTACATTAATGAAGACGGCTCCTTCAGCGGTATTCCGAACACCGAATCCTGTGCAGAGTGTCACTCTGAGGCTATGGGCGAGGATCCGGATGAGATCAAGTTTGTCGAAGAATACGTGAACAACGAGAAAGAAGTTCCGTGGTTGGTCTATCAGTATCAGCCTGATAACGTCTTCTTCTCTCATGCTGCTCACCAGGATCAGGACTGCACCACCTGTCACCCTGACGTGGCAAAGACCGACACACCTCCGACCTATTACCAGAACAAGATGACCGACTATTCCAATGGCGGTTACAAGATTGTGTTTGGTCGCGGAGTTGGTGTGGACCCGGCTTATAGCCGCGGTACCATGAAGATGTGGGAATGTGAGCGTT
Above is a window of Desulfobaculum bizertense DSM 18034 DNA encoding:
- the rfbC gene encoding dTDP-4-dehydrorhamnose 3,5-epimerase produces the protein MEFRATKFPGLVVCIPRVFGDKRGFFMESYSQRLFADQGIETAFVQDNHARSVQKGVLRGVHFQAPPHAQAKLVRVSKGAAWDVVVDLRKGSPTYGEWYAETLSDENFHQLFIPQGFAHAYMTLTDVVEFQYKTDNFYAPESEGGLIWNDPDIGIEWPDCTPVLSDKDLVLPRLRDFVSPFVFDG
- a CDS encoding mannose-1-phosphate guanylyltransferase/mannose-6-phosphate isomerase, which produces MSTEKHPETLLQGCKALILAGGSGTRLWPYSRSLYPKQLLALTGERTLLQETVHRAMRGFAPEDIWVITNEEQVFEVRSQLRELDETLDTQVLTEPMRRNTLPAIMLGMEKASQDNPDALVAVFPSDHMIHKPELWLDALKRGTELARDGWFVTFGLVPDKPETGYGYIREGESLGQDCYKVGAFVEKPDYETALKYLESGEYLWNSGMFIFSVPAFIQAVEKYQPELYAWWKRRRTVPLAEGYTAIPDISVDYGIMENVKSQATVRADFGWDDLGSWEALHRMGVKDESGNVIQGDVLNLDCEDSLLLSRGGKLAAVEVNGLVVVQTRDATLVCPANKVQRVKDVVEKLKEEGSSLAEAHVTVHRPWGSYTVLEEKEFYKLKRITVKPGAKLSLQRHHHRSEHWVVIRGTAEVTVNDDVRLLYEDQSVDIPKTATHRLANPGKVPVEIIEIQSGPYLEEDDIVRFDDVYGRIKGD
- the qrcA gene encoding menaquinone reductase multiheme cytochrome c subunit QrcA translates to MVKKSSSSGGALPFFVGFVAMLFIGWWAFPRLLFSEMQQPIRFSHVVHVEEQEMACDDCHYINEDGSFSGIPNTESCAECHSEAMGEDPDEIKFVEEYVNNEKEVPWLVYQYQPDNVFFSHAAHQDQDCTTCHPDVAKTDTPPTYYQNKMTDYSNGGYKIVFGRGVGVDPAYSRGTMKMWECERCHAENGQSNACYVCHR